Below is a genomic region from Euryarchaeota archaeon.
GCAGGGATCGCAAGGCTCTCTTTGATTATTGCGCCAACGTCAGGTCGACCGGTCGAAAGGACGCTTTTGGCCGCCGTCTTTGCGAGCAGGCGTTTCCATCCTGGAGCGATCATCAATTCGACGCGCCTCGGACTCTTGCCAGTGACCTTCAAGATCTCGCGAACATCCTCTAACACGGAACGCACGAGCGCTTCGGCTCGTTCGGCGTCGCCGTCGATAAGCGACCCATCGGGCGTCGGATAAGGCGCGTCGATGACGAGCCCGATCCCGCCGAGCTCGTGCCACGCCTCCTCGGCAACGTGCGGGACGAGGGGAGCGAGGAGACGCGTCTGCACGTCCTTGAGGCCGGCTAGAAGGCCTGAATCGGGCTTTCCGCCGCATCTGCGGAGGTACCAAGCGTATTCGCGCGACAGGTCGAAAAGCGACAGTTTCAGGGCCGTCCTGAAGCTCGCGTCCTCCATCGCCCTCCCCGCGTCGCGCACGATCCGGTTCATCGCGGATTCGAACCATTTCTCCGCAAAACCGCGGGCTTGCGTCGTCGGCGGGCGCTCCCTTATGAAATCGAGCCACGAGAGGAGACGCCCGGCGCTTTGTCTTGCGAACTCCATCTCGAAGTTCGCATCATCAAGCCCCTCGCCGGCGTTCACCAAGGCGAGGCGCGTGGCGGATGATCCGAACTTGTCGAGCGCGTCGCGTAGCGTCACGAAGTTCCCGCGCGACTTCGACATCTTCTCCCCGTCCACGTTCACCCAACCGTTCACGCTGATCGAGCGCGGCCAGCGGTCGGGTTGGTCGGGCCATATCGCGACGTGGTTGAACACCATGAACGTGAGATGGTTCTGTACGAGGTCCTTGCCGGAGTTACGGTAATCCAACGGGTACCAATACAGGAAATCCCTTCGGCAATCGGTCACGAGTTCCGCCGTGACGGAGCCTTTGGCCGCGTCCTTGGCGGTGCCTTTTCCAAGGAGGACGTGGTCGAAGAAGGCATCGGTCAAGTCCTTGGGGTCGACACCCCTTCGGTCGCCGGCGGTGACGCTTCCCCGCTCCAACCGATGCGCGATCGTGTAATAGGCCATGTAGATGGTCGAATCGGAGAGCGATTCGATGACCCACTTGTCGTCCCATGGGAGGCGTGTACCCAACCCGCCCTCGCGGGCACACGCCCACGAACGAAGCCAACCGACCACGTGGTCGAACTGTTTTCGGGCCTCCGGCGGATAGAGGCGCATCCCTTCGAAGGCCTCGCGCGTCTTCGCCTTCCATGCGGCGTCGCCGTACTTCGCGAACCACTGGTTCTCGACGATCTTCACCACACTCGGCGTGAGGCACCGGCAGACGACGGGCCCGGAGGGCCAATATCCGACCACGGCCTCGCCGCGGCCCGTGAGCCAATCGATGAGGCCGTCTTTCGCTTCTGCCGCTCTTTTTCCGGCGAACGGGCCCGCGTTCTCCAGCATCACGCCCTCGTAGAACCCCGCCTGGTACGCCTTCTCGGTGGCGAGCGCGATCTTCGCAGCATCCCTGTGGTCGCGCGCTGCGACCTCCGCGACGGCCTTTGCGGCGCTCTCGGTCCCGTAGCGTTCGGTGCGGATGACGGGGATGGGCTTGATCGCTCTCGCCAATTCGCGCACATCCGGCGACACCTTCACCTGCCCGTCGACGACGGCTTTGAGCGAAAGGAGGTCTTGCGGAGAATCCGAAGGGACGCTGGTCACTATGCCGGTCCCCTTCGCGTCCGTGATGAACGCCGCGGGGAGGATCGGAACGAGCGTGTTCGTCGCCGCGGTCGTGACGCGCAGCCCCACCAGGGCACTGCCATTGATCATCTTGGATTCCGTGTGGGACGAGGCCAAGTCGGGGATCTGGAAACCGAGTTCTATTGCGGCTATCGGGCTCAATATCCACGTCTCGGCGCCGACGTTCAGCGCCGCATAGTCGTAGCCGGGATCCACCCAAACGTTTGTCTGGCCGAAGACGGTGTCGGGCCGCAGCGTCGCCGCGATGACGTAGACGTCGCCGGAAAGTCCGATTGCCTCCGGCCTTTCGAGATTCATCTTGTAAAGGACCCACTGTTGCGGCGTCTCGCCCTCGCCCGAATAGCGGTCGTGGTCGGCGACCGCCGCTTGATCCTTCGGGCACCAGATCACGGGGTGCTTGCCCTTGTCCACGTAACCGGCGGCCTTGAGCTTCCTGAACTGCCAACCGATGAAGGCGTCGTAATGGGGATTGAGGTCCGTCGTGTAGAACTCGCGGCGCCAATCGATCGCGAGGCCAAGCCGGTCGACGTCCTTTCGCCACTCCTTCGGAAAGACCTTGATCCAATGGCTCGGCTCGGCGAACTTCGGGATATCCGATTCGGAGAACCCCTGCATCCGGAGGATCTCGACCTGCTTCTCCTCCCCCTCGCGCACCCTATTGGCCGCCGCCCAGATGGGCGTCCCCGTGAGGTGGAAACCGAATGGGAACAGGGTGTTGAACCCCTTCATCCTCTTGTAGCGCACCATGACGTCGACGCGCATCATGGTGTACGCGTGGCCCACGTGCGCGTAACTGTTCATGTAAGAGTACGGGTAGGTCGCAAAGAACTTGGGCCGGGACGGGTCGACGGAGGGTTCGTGGGCGTGGCCGTCGGCCCACACCTTCGACCATTTGGCCTCGAGAGTCCCAAGGGCATCTTTCATAAGACGGGCGGGAAAGCGGGGGCGGGCTCATGTGCTTTTCTGGACTTGTGAGCGAGGCGGCACCACTTCGTGGCAAGGACACCCGACCCCAGTAACGTTTAAATAGGGTAGTCGTATTACCGGCGCTACCGCCAGCCGTGCCGCGTCGCCTCGTCGTGCCTTGGAGAAAGTCTCGAACTTCACTAGGTCCGCTCCATCAATCGCGCTCGCTGTCGGTCAAGGGTGCTGCCGTGGACGAGAAAAAAGCGTTTGGTTCCAGTTTTTCCGCCGCACCTCTCATCATCGTTCCCTCTCCGTTCTCATTTCGCCTGCCGAAGGCGGTTTTCGGCAAAGTCGGTAAAGGCTGCTAACGAGGCTCGGGCTCTGCTTCGCCTCCCGGCGATGCCGGGCCGGGCGAGAAAACAGGGCTCATAGCTCAGTTAGGTAGAGCATCCGGCTTTTAACCGGGTGGTCGAGGGTTCGAATCCCTCTGAGCCCGTCGACGGAGGGCGCACAGCCCGACGGCGACGGGCACGGATGACGACCGAAGGGAGTCATCCAGTGCCCGAGCGCCCCCGTGGGGGCGCGAGTAGCGAATAAGGAGAGCCCGATGGGCGAGAACGGCCGGAGAACCGTTTCTCGTCATCGATCGAAGTCACAGGAGTGTCACCCCATGCCCCAAAAATTCGACGTGATGAAACACGCGCTTGTCCCCCGCCACGAGATCGTGTCGCAGAAGGAGTTCAACGAGCTCATGACGCGGTACAAGATCGTAGCCGACCAGCTCCCGAAGATCTTGACGACCGATCCCGTGGTGAAGGCCATCAAGGCGAAGCCCGGGCAACTTGTGAGGATCAAGCGGGATAGCCAGACGGCGGGGCAAGCGATCGCCTACCGGCTAGTCGTGGAGGGATGAACTTGAGGGAACTTGTCGACGCATTCTACGGGGAGCGAAGCCTCGCCAACCATCACATCATGAGCTACAACGACTTCGTCGATCACTGGCTCCAGGGCATCATCGACAACACGCGAGTCGGCGAGGACGAGGCGGAGCGCGGCGTCATCCGGACCGATATCGAGGGCTACGAGGTCAAGCTTGGAAAGATCCGGGTCGGCAATCCCGTTGTCAAGGAAGCCGACGGGTCGACGCGCCTTCTCACACCGATGGAGGCGCGATTGAGGAATCTCACGTACGAGGCCCCCATCTATCTCGAATTCATACCCATCATCGAGGGGGTCGAGCACGAGCCCGAAGAGGTGCGCATCGGCGACATGCCCATCATGGCGAAGTCGTCGAAGTGCAACATCACGAAGTCCAACCTCGAGCGCCAGCTCGGCCACCAGCTCTCCGCGGGCGAATACCAACGGAAGCTCATGGAACTCCAGGAGGACCCGATGGACCCCGGCGGCTACTTCGTCATCAACGGGACCGAGCGCGTCCTGATCAGTCTTGAGGATCTCGCCCCGAACCGTGTGCTCGTGGAGTTCAACAAGCGCTACGGCCGCGAGGTCGAGGTCGCGAAGGTGTTCTCGCAGCGCGAAGGTTACAGGGCACTCGTGATCGTCGAGAAGAAGAAGGATGGTACGCTCATGGTCTCCGTTCCCGCGGCGTCGGGGCAGATCCCGTTCGTCGTTCTCCTGAGAGCTCTCGGGATGGAGTCGGACGAGGACATCACGAACTCCGTCGTCACGGAGCCGGAGATGCTGTTGTACGTCCTTTCCAACCTCGAGGACGCCCAGAACGAACATCAAGTCACGAACCAGGAGGAAGCGATAAACTTCCTAGGAAAGAAACTGGCCGGCGGCCAGGCGAAGGAGTACCGCATCAAGCGCGTCGAGTCGTTGATGGACCGATCGCTCTTGCCGCACCTCGGAAACGACCCGGACGACCGCATGAAGAAAGCGATCTTCCTGTGCAGGATGAGCCGGGCCGTCCTTGAGCTCGCCCTCGGCAAGGTCAAAGAGGACGACAAGGACCACTACGCGAACAAGCGGTTGAAACTCGCAGGCGACCTCATGGAGGACCTCTTCCGCGTCGCGTTCACGGGGCTTGTGAAGGACCTCAAGTACCAACTAGAGCGGGCCCACAGCAGGAACCGCGAGCTCAAGGTCTCGACCGCCGTGCGCTCCGACGTCCTTTCACAGCGCCTTCTCCACGCGCTTGCGACCGGCAACTGGGTGGGCGGAAGGGCGGGCGTTTCACAGCTTCTTGACCGGACTTGCAACCTCGCGACGCTCTCGCACTTGAGGCGCGTCATCTCGCCCCTCACGCGATCACAGCCTCACTTCGAGGCGCGTGACCTTCACCCGACGCAATGGGGGCGGCTTTGCCCCAACGAGACGCCGGAAGGACCTAACTGCGGTCTTGTGAAGAACATGGCACTGATGACCGAGATCTCCGAAGGCTACGATGTGCACGAAGTGATGCAGGTCGTGAAGGACTTCGGGACGCGCGAGATCCACAGTAAACCGTTCAACCCACAGGCGGTGGAGCCACAATGACCGAAGGCATCGGAGGCGCAAAGGTCTACGTGAACGGAGACCTCGCCGGTGTTGTGGACAACCCACGTGAACTCGTCGAGAAGATCCGCTCGAGGCGTCGCCAAGGGCTTCTCTCGACCGAGGTCAACGTGCGCCTCGACGAGGCGACGAACGACGTCTTCATCAACTGCGACCCCGGAAGGGCGCGCCGTCCGCTCATCGTCGTCAAGGACGGAAAACCCGCCGTCACGGACGAGCACTTGAGAGATCTTCGCGAGAACAAGCTCACGTGGAGCGACCTCATCCGCGAGGGTGTGGTCGAGTACGTCGACGCCGAGGAAGAGGAGAACATCTACGTCGCGATAAACGAAGGTGCCGTCACCCCGGACCACTCACACATGGAAGTGGACCCGATGGTCATCCTTGGGATAGCCACGTCGATCGTGCCGTACCCGGAGCATAACTCCGCGCCGCGTAACACGATGGGCGCTGGAATGGGTAAGCAGAGCCTGGGTTTTGCGCAGAGCAATTTCCGCCTACGGCCCGAGACCCGAGGCCATTTCCTCCATTACCCTCAGGCGCCGATGTGCCGCACGAAGGGGATGGACTACATCAATTTCGACCGCCGGCCCTCGGGCCAGAACTTCGTGGTCGCCGTCCTGTCCTTCCACGGCTACAACATGGAAGACGCCTTGATCATGAACAAGGCCTCCATCGAGCGGGGCCTTGGACGGTCGAGCTTCTTCCGAACGTACGCCGCCGAAGAGCGGCGCTACCCGGGCGGTCAGGAAGACCACTTCGAGATCCCCTCCCCGGAGGTCAAGGGCGCTCGAGCGCCGGAGATGTACTCTAAGATCGCCGAGGACGGCCTCATCAATCCCGAGACCGACGTCGGGCCCGGGGACGTCTTGATCGGCAAGACCAGTCCGCCTCGTTTCCTTGAGGAGCCGAGCGATTTCCTTACACCACAGAAGCGCCGCGAAACGTCCGTCACCGTCCGCCACGGCGAGGCGGGGACCGTCGATACCGTGATGGTCACGGAGTCTTCGAACGGCTCACGGCTCGTCAAGGTGAAGGTGCGCGACAACCGCATCCCGGAGCTTGGCGACAAGTTCGCTTCGCGCCACGGCCAAAAAGGCGTCATCGGGCTCATTGTCCCCGCGGAGTCTATGCCTTTCGGGGAAGGCGGCCTCACGCCGGACCTCGTCATCAACCCGCACGCCATCCCGTCGCGCATGACCGTCGCACACGTCTTGGAGATGCTCGGCGGCAAGGTCGGCTGCATGGAGGGCCGCTCCATCGACGGAACGCCTTTCTCCGGCGAGAACGAGGAGAACCTCCGCGAAGCGCTCATGAAGAACGGCTTCGTCCACACTGCGAAGGAAGTACTATACGATGGGCAGACCGGGGAACGGATCCCCGCCGACATCTTCGTCGGCGTGATCTATTACCAGAAGCTCCACCACATGGTGTCCGGCAAGATGCACGCCCGCAGCCGCGGCCCCGTCCAGATCCTCACGCGTCAGCCGACGGAAGGCCGAGCGCGTGACGGAGGACTCAGGTTCGGTGAGATGGAAAGGGACTGCCTCATCGGGCACGGAGCGGCCATGGTCATCAAGGACCGGCTTCTCGACGAGTCCGACCGTGTCACCGAGCTCGTCTGCAAGAACTGCGGCCACGTTGCGATGCAGGACCGACGCGGCTTCATGCGCTGCGCCAAGTGCGGAGACGAGTCCGACATCTACCCGGTCGAGATGAGCTACGCTTTCAAGCTCCTCCTCGACGAGTTGAAGTCCTTGACTGTGGCACCACGGATCCAACTGGAGGACCTGATATGACGTGGAACTCGCTCGCACGGCTCGCTCGTCCCACTACATCTACGCGTTCACTCGCGAAGATGTCGGAGGTGACCGCGTAGATGATCACGAACGCCCCCAAGAAGATCGGGAGCATCGCCTTCGCGCTGCTCTCGCCCACCGAGATCCGCGCGCTTTCGGCGACGAAGATCATCACGGCCGACACCTACGACGATGACGGGTTCCCCATCGACATGGGGCTCATGGACCCGCGCCTAGGGGTCATCGAGCCGGGACTTCGCTGCAAGACCTGCGGTCGCACGGTCGGCGACTGTCCCGGACACTTCGGCCACATCGATCTCGCGATGCCGGTGATCCATGTCGGGTACACGAAGATCATCAAAGGTCTTCTCAAATCCGCTTGCAGAGCATGCGGCAAGATCCTCCTTCCGAAGGAGACCGCGGAGAAGCACTACGCGGAGTTCAAGCGGATCAAGGAAGCGAACGAGGACACGGGTTACCTGCTCTCGGTCGTCGCCAAGGAGGTCGCAAAGCCCGCGGGCGCTGCGTGCCCCCGCTGCGGCGAGTCGATAAAGAAGATCGACTTCGAAAAACCGACGACCTTCCGCGAAGAGGGCCATAAACTGACCCCCGTCGACATCCGGGAGTGGCTGGAGAAGGTCAGTAACGAAGACCTGGAGCTTCTCAACATCAACACGAAAGTCGCTCGACCCGAGTGGATGATCCTCACCGTGCTTCCGGTGCCGCCGGTGACGATGCGTCCGTCGATCACCCTCGAATCAGGTGAGAGGAGCGAGGACGACCTCACTCACAAGCTGGTGGACGTTCTGCGCATCAACCAGCGTCTTCAAGAGAACCGCGACGCCGGGGCCCCGCAACTCATCGTCGAGGACCTTTGGGAGTTGCTCCAGTACCACATCACGACCTATATGGACAACCAGACGTCCGGGATACCGCCCGCAAGGCACCGTTCGGGCCGGCCCTTGAAGACCTTGAGCCAGCGGCTCAAGGGCAAGGAAGGCCGGTTCAGGTCCAACCTCTCGGGAAAGCGGGTGAATTTCAGCGCGAGGACGGTCGTCTCGCCCGACCCGAACATCAGCATCAACGAGGTCGGCGTGCCATTGGAAGCCGCGATGGAACTCACGGTGCCGATGAAGATCACCGTGTACAACATCGAGAAAGCGAAGGAACTGGTGGCCAACGGGCCGGACAAGCACCCGGGCGTGAACTACGTCGTGCGATCCGATGGACGGCGAATCAAGACGACCGCGCAAAACGCGGAGGAAGTCGCGAAGAGGCTCGAACCCGGTTTCATCGTCGAGCGCCACTTGATGGACGGGGACATCGTCCTCTTCAACCGGCAACCGTCGCTACACCGGATGTCCATGATGGCGCACGAAGTGCGCATCATGCCGCACAAGACGTTCCGCGTCAACCTCTCCGTGTGTCCGCCGTACAACGCTGATTTCGACGGCGACGAGATGAACCTCCACGTGCTCCAAGGCGAAGAGGCACGGGCGGAGGCCAGGATACTGATGCGCGTTCAGGAGCACATCCTCAGTCCGCGCTTCGGCGGTCCCATCATCGGTGCGATCCACGACGAGATCACCGGCGCGTTCCTCCTGACGTTCCGCGACCAGTTCTTCACGCGCGGGCAAACGCTCGCTATCCTTGCGAAGATCAACCAGAGGAACGTCAAGTACCCGCCAGCCTTCAAGGCAGGCGACAAGCTCCCAGACGGGACGAAAGCCATCGAGGATCTCTGGACGGGAAAACAGGTGTTCAGCCATGTCCTTCCGGAGGGCCTCTCGATGAGGTTCCACCCGGAGATACGCGAAGGCGAATCGTGCGCGGAGGACAATCTCCCCATCTCGACGGGCGCCAAGGCCGGAAAACCCGGCGTCGACTACTGCCAATACGGCGGTTACACGGTCATCGAGGACGGCCTGCTCATCCACGGCCCCATCGACGAGAAGGCGATCGGCGCTTTCAAGGGCGAGATCCTGAACAAGGTGATCAGGAAGCACGGGGCCGACGGGGCAAGGGCCTTCATCGACAACGTGACGAAGCTCTGCATCGGAGCGATCATGGTCCAGGGTTTCACGACCGGCATCGACGACGAGGACATCCCCGTGGAGGCGCGCCGCCAGATCGACGGGCTTCTTACGGAACAGATGGACAAGGTCGAGAAGCTCGTCGCGGCGTACCACGCGGGCCAGCTCGACCAGATGCCGGGCCGCTCTCTGGAGGAGACGCTTGAGATCAACATCATGCGTGAACTCGGCAAGGCCCGTGACGGAGCCGGAAAGATCGCCGGTGGTCACTTGGGGCTTGACAACTCGGCCGTCATCATGGCCAAATCGGGCGCCCGTGGTTCGATGCTCAACCTGTCGCAGATGGCGGGTTGCGTCGGGCAACAGGCCGTCCGTGGCGAACGCATCAGCAGGGGCTACCAGAACAGGACGCTCCCGCACTTCAAGCGCGGCGATCTGGGCGCCTCCGCTAAGGGCTTCGTGAAATCGAGCTACAAGACCGGGCTCTCGCCAGTCGAGTACTTCTTCCACTCGATGGGTGGTCGTGAAGGTCTCGTCGACACGGCCGTTCGGACATCGCGCTCAGGCTACATGCAAAGACGCCTCATCAACGCTCTCGAAGACCTGAAAGTCGAATACGACGGCACGGTAAGGAACACCGTCGGCACCATCATCCAATTCGACTACGGAGAGGACGGCGTCGACCCCACGCGGTCGCTACGCGGCAAGTCCGTGAACCTCAACGAGGCGATACGCGAGGTCCTCGGCATCGACGTTGGTCCGGAGAAGACGACGCGTGGGCGCTCGACTTACGACCGTGAGGACGTGGAACTCACCCGATCGATGCTCGACGAGCTTTCTGAAAACGACGAAGACACCGACTACGGAGGCGAGTAAAGTGGCAAAGAAAGAGGACAAGAAGGAAAAGAAGGCCTCCGCGAAACCAGAGAAGGTCGAAAAGAAAGCGAAGCCCGCAACGAAGGACGAACTGCGCGGCGCCAAGAAAATCGAAAAGAAGGACGACAAGAAGGCCGCCAAAGAGGACGCTATCTCGAAGGCGGGCAAGAAGGGAAAGAAGGGAAAGGCCGAAGAAGGACCTCACGTCGAGCGCGACATCGCCGAACTCCAATCCATCAAGGGGATGGAAGACGACGTCGCCGCCGGGCTCTACGATGCGGGCTTCCGCACAAAGGCGGACATCAAGAGGGCCTCGATGGAGGAACTCCTCGAAGTGGAGCTCCTAAACGAAGAGACCATCCAACAGCTCAAGGACCAGGTCATCGACGTCGAGCAGACGATCGAGGAGTTCACCGAGATCCCCGGCATCTCCAAGACCAAGGCCGACGCGTTGATCGAAGCGGGCTACAAGACCATCTTCGACCTCCAACGCGCGACGATCGAGGAACTCGCGGAAGTGAACGGCATCGGCGAATCGCTCGCCGAACTCCTCAAAGAGCACGTGGGCGAGTACAAGCCGTTCAAGGCACCGGTCTCCGCCGCGGAAGAGCTTGAATTCATCGCCTCGACCGGGCCGGAACCGGCCCGCAAGATGAGTGCTCTCGAGAAGAGGGTGCGCGAGATCGCCAAGAAGGCGAAGATCAAGTTGCCGGAGAACGTCGTCCTCGAACTCTGTACGACCATCGGGGATCGGCGACTCTCTGACGAACGCATCAAGCAACTCCTCGAGGCGTTGAACCGCCAATACTCGCACAACCGCATCGACCCGACCGAGGCCGCAGGGATCATCGGCGCCCAATCGATCGGCGAACCCGGCACCCAGATGACCATGCGTACTTTCCACTACGCCGGCGTCGCTGAGATCAACGTCACCTTAGGGCTTCCCCGCCTAATAGAGGTCGTTGACGCCCGACGCGTGCCGTCGACGCCGATGATGGAAGTACACCTCGACCTGGAGCACCGGGCGAGCCAGGAGAAGGCCCAACAGGTGGCGGCCGAGATGGAGGCGACGCACCTCATCGACATCGCCTCCGTCGACACGGACCTCGGTACTCGCGAGGTCGTCATCGTCCCGGACGAGAAGAAGACGAAGCTCAAGAACATCACGGTCGACGGGATCGCGGAGAAACTCAAGAAGCTCAAGAACTCCGTCGTCGAGGTACGCGGCGACAGGGTCGTCGTGAAGCCCGTCGTCGAGTCCTACAAGGCCCTGATGACGCTCGCAAGCGAGGCGAAACGCAGCCAGATCAAGGGGATAGCCGACATCACGCGCGTCGTGATGAGGCGCGAGGAGGACGGCTACGTCATCTATACGGAAGGCTCGAACCTCGCGAAGGTCATCCAGATCCCGGGCGTCGACACGACATCGACGCACACGAACAACTTCCGCGAGATCTACGAGGTCTTGGGGATAGAGGCCGCGCGCCGCGCCATCATGAACGAGGCCCACAAGACGCTGTCAGAGCAAGGTCTCACCGTCGACATCAGGCACTTGATGCTTGTCGCGGACGTGATGACCGTCGATGGAAACATCCGCGCGATCGGCAGGCACGGTATCTCGGGAGAGAAATCGTCGGTCCTTGCCCGCGCCGCGTTCGAGATCACCGTGAACCACCTCTTGGAGGCCGCCCTCATAGGCGAGGTCGACCCGCTGGAGGGAGTCGCCGAGAACATCATCGTGGGCCAACCCGTCTCCCTAGGTACCGGGGCCGTGAGCCTTGCGATGAAACCCGGCAGTTTCACGAAGATGGCCGCGAGGAAGAAGGAGTGGATACCGCCGCCACCGCCGGTAATCGAGGCGCCGCCCGCAGAGGCGGCGCCTGCGCCTGAAGCCACGGACGCCGACTCCACGGAGGAAGCGCCTGACGCGACCGAGGAAGAGAAGGAGGCACAATAGATGGACGTCAACAGATCTTTGAAAGTGGCCGCAACGACCGGGAAAGTCCTCATCGGGACGAAGGAGACCGCCGAAGCCATTAGGGCCAAGAAAGCGAAGCTCATCGTCCTCGCCGCGAACACGCCTGCCGACTGGAAGACGAAGATCGAGACGGAAGCGAAGAGCCACCATATCCCCGTCTACAACTTCACGGGGACAAGCGTCGAACTCGGCACCGTCTGCGGAAAGCCCTTCAGTGTGGCGGCGCTTTCCATCCTTGAGGCCGGGGAAAGCGACGTGCTGCAGCTCGCCCGGGCGCGTTAGCGACGTGTTGAGACGGATGGCCGTAGGAGTCGACCCGGCGAAAACGCACGGAAGTCCATAGGCGGTATCAAGACTGACCGAAGTCAAGCTCACGATGGAATCGATGCGTCTCATCGCGGCGTTCCAGTCGATGACCCAATCGAGCGTTAGGGACTGTGTCGACGAGCCCGACCGCTTGGTCTTCGTGGTCGACGAGACCGACATCGGCCGCGCGATCGGGAAGGGCGGAGCCCACCTCGAACGCGTCAAGAACTATTTCAAGCGCGATGTGGAGATAATCGCGTACAACCCCGACCCCGCGACGTTCGTCGGGAACATCTTCAGGCGCCACGACGTGCAGAAAGTAGAGATATACGACCGAGGCGGAGGCGTCAAGCGAGCGACCGTCACCGTCGACCCAAGGTCGAAGGGAAAGGCCATCGGCAAGGGTGGGCGGAACATCAAGCTCGCGAGGCTTCTCGCCGAGCGCCACCATGGCATTCTAGAAGTCGCGGTGGAGTAGGGCACGCGAAGACCCCAGATTACATTACCCGGATTCCACTTCCCCGCACACCCGTCGGGGTGGCTTTAGACTGGTAGCGCTGGCGGGTTCGCCATGCTCACCCGCCGCGGCTCGCCCATCCTTCGGATGGTCATCGCAGCGACGGACTCATTAACCCCTTCTGTATTCGAAACGCACCCGTCGGGGTGGCTCAGACTGGTAGAGCGACGGACTCATAATCCGTAAGTCAGGGGTTCAAATCCCCTCCCCGACACTTCTGGATTTGAACCGCTGCAAGCGGACGGAGCAAAGCGAAGTCCGCGCAGAAGGGGTTCAAATCCCCTCCCCGACACCGCCGATCAATCTAGGTGAAGGCACAACCGACAGACGCTGTGTGTTTTTTGAGAGGATGCATGCACTCCCAGCATCTCGCCGCCGCCAAGAATCCGACCCGCGGCCACGCTCCCCGACAGGCGCATCGCCTTGGCATCAGGCGTCGGGCCCCGAGAATGACGCGGGGTCGCCGTCCGGCACCTCTTCGAATGGCGCTTGTTCCGGGAACGGGCCATCGACGTAGATGCAGCCCGGCCGGCATTCGTCCTCGGCGGCGTGGCCGTGGCGGTGCTGGATGCGTGCTTCAAGGTCCTTGTGCGCTTGCGACTCGAATCTGGAGACGCAGGCGCTTGCGAACCCACCGTAGTGTATGAGTGGTTTCATGGATCATCCCCCCGAGTATTCAGTTAAGGCTTCGGGTCCCGTCGCCGCCGAATTTCCGGACTGTCAGGTTGCTTGCTCGGTTGTCGAAGCGGCGGTCCATCTGGACCTTCAGGTCGAACTTCATTGTGTGCATCCATCCTATGCGCCGTCGGCATTTGACCGTCCCCCGGGGGCGTGGCCGAAAGTTTTCTCTCGTGCCGAAGGGCAAAAAGATAACACGGGCCGCGCAGTATTATAAGTTTACGAAAATAGTTCGCGGCCCATCAACCCGCTCTCCGCCCGGCTCACAGCTCGCCTTTCGCCTTCTTGATCTCCGCCCAATCGTAGTACTTCCCGCAGCTCTTGCATCGCCACTTATTGGCGAGCATGAAGACCACGGTGCGTTCGCCGCAGGCGGTGCAGGTCTCGGGCATTCTCCCGTTTTTTGAACGAGGGCGAGGCGTATATAAGGTTTGTAATGGCCTCGCCTTACATTTCGTGGTTTCTTGAAAGACTGCACCGCGGGGT
It encodes:
- a CDS encoding NusA-like transcription termination signal-binding factor; translation: MESMRLIAAFQSMTQSSVRDCVDEPDRLVFVVDETDIGRAIGKGGAHLERVKNYFKRDVEIIAYNPDPATFVGNIFRRHDVQKVEIYDRGGGVKRATVTVDPRSKGKAIGKGGRNIKLARLLAERHHGILEVAVE
- a CDS encoding 50S ribosomal protein L30e, translating into MDVNRSLKVAATTGKVLIGTKETAEAIRAKKAKLIVLAANTPADWKTKIETEAKSHHIPVYNFTGTSVELGTVCGKPFSVAALSILEAGESDVLQLARAR
- the rpoA2 gene encoding DNA-directed RNA polymerase subunit A'', which gives rise to MAKKEDKKEKKASAKPEKVEKKAKPATKDELRGAKKIEKKDDKKAAKEDAISKAGKKGKKGKAEEGPHVERDIAELQSIKGMEDDVAAGLYDAGFRTKADIKRASMEELLEVELLNEETIQQLKDQVIDVEQTIEEFTEIPGISKTKADALIEAGYKTIFDLQRATIEELAEVNGIGESLAELLKEHVGEYKPFKAPVSAAEELEFIASTGPEPARKMSALEKRVREIAKKAKIKLPENVVLELCTTIGDRRLSDERIKQLLEALNRQYSHNRIDPTEAAGIIGAQSIGEPGTQMTMRTFHYAGVAEINVTLGLPRLIEVVDARRVPSTPMMEVHLDLEHRASQEKAQQVAAEMEATHLIDIASVDTDLGTREVVIVPDEKKTKLKNITVDGIAEKLKKLKNSVVEVRGDRVVVKPVVESYKALMTLASEAKRSQIKGIADITRVVMRREEDGYVIYTEGSNLAKVIQIPGVDTTSTHTNNFREIYEVLGIEAARRAIMNEAHKTLSEQGLTVDIRHLMLVADVMTVDGNIRAIGRHGISGEKSSVLARAAFEITVNHLLEAALIGEVDPLEGVAENIIVGQPVSLGTGAVSLAMKPGSFTKMAARKKEWIPPPPPVIEAPPAEAAPAPEATDADSTEEAPDATEEEKEAQ